The DNA window ataataatcgtaataaaaagaaaagggggGAAAAGAACCaaagaatattaaaaacCACATGTGGTGTATGGGTGTACAGATAACTTATCCAAAGTACTTCGTGCAAtgtgatatatatatatatatatatatattcacaCTAACTATTCTTTTGTACGACCCAATACAATTTAGTCTTTCCATTCAAccacctttttttttttttttctttttttaatactttatTAACccttaaataaaaaatcgCTAATACTAAAGAATCAAAGCAACTAAATCGCATTCTCTGTTTCTATGCATAATCTTAAATTAACAAAGTCGCTTTGCATctattatctttttatattttatcacTTTCCAATTATATCTTCCAGAATCGTTAAACTGAGGATTCTGATGGTACAGGCTCATTTCTAATAGTATTAAATTTGCATATTAATACTATCCAATATGGAAGAGCAAATGCCAAACCTGCCATAATTAGTCCAGTGTAAGACACTATTTTGATAACTCTTGATCGATATTGATCTTTAGTGCCATCATGATTAACACTATCCGTTGCGTTGGTTAAAGCAATCAAGAATACTACACCCAATGAAACCACTATACTAAAGATCCTCGTATATTGGAACAACCTGTCGTCGATATTAAATTGAGCCattttaacaaatcttggtctttgtattttatattacaataatataatcTTTTGGTACTTTTAATTGGTTTTCCAAAGTTAAAGTAGTAGATAccgaaataaaaataaaattagctgtaaacaattttatttttcttttttcttttattgtgtatgatatttttaaaaacccACATCATGTGATCCTGTATTTTATACAAAGaccaaattaaaagaaaaaagataaaataataatcagATTCCAACCAATTCGTTATTACGTATAATGTTTTGTAtcactttttctttaaaaactaTCGTAAGCGTAACTCAGGATTAGTCGTAATAATTACGGGTTCGGATTAtggtaattaatttcttgttttatttcggtctttacatataataataatatataataaagatttatttaaaactataacttaaatacttttgatgaataacttgataataaatcatctctttatatatgatttattttcacatttatatttgacgttcatattaatcttttccaaCATTTCGTTGTTGTTCCTTAGGCGGCATCTTGGTTACGGTGTTTTCCTGTAAAAGTGATTTCCATTACGGAGACTTCCTATTAAGGTAATTTCCATTGCGGAGACTTCCTATTAAGGTAATTTCCATTACGGAGACTTCCTATTAAGGTAATTTCCATTACGGAGATTTCCTGTATGTTGGTTGTAATATATGTTTACTTGGTTTCATATTACGACAAAAACATCAAACTGGGCGTGTGGCGTAGTTGGTAGCGCGCTCCCTTAGCATGGGAGAGGTCATCGGTTCGACTCCGGTCTCGtccaattttaattttttttgattttatcaaaaatgataagggaaaggaaaagacaaaaaaaaacattttgtGTTAATTcagtttttctttcttttaagTATCTATTTTTTACTAATAAATAGTttataactttaaaaaaaattttttttttttttttttttgttaactATCGATCGTAAGATATTGTTCATCTCATTTATAATATCAAACCCCAAGGCTAATAATTATTGTACTGCCAAGAAAACTAACtccaacaaataaaaatgggaGACACTGCCAAAAgtgttaatattaaagttaGTCCAAAAAGTAAATgtactaaaaaaagaaggggaTATCCtttgatattttcaatactttttcttttcctttttttgttaccacagtcatttttatatgtCGCAAACAAAGAATGCTATAATACTACTATTGTTAATGCTGATGTATCTGGCCATTCGTGGGATTTAAAGCAGTCACTATCTGATGTGTATAAACAAGATTTATGCCAGTTATATACAACCTATATAATCACACCACAAGAACATAAGGAGGGGaaagatttaaatttacttttaattaataagaaaatatatgatACGTATGTTTATCCATATGTGGAAAGTAGTTATTTAAAGTTCAAAATCATATATTATAAGgtactttattattataaatcaAACCGTGGCTCTGTTTTCTCggatgataaaaatgacTTTTGCacgaaattaaaaaagagggTTGAtcaatttaaattatgttTGGTGTCTAATTGGTATTATATTGAGtgcaaaacaaaaaatttgtttgatATGAGTATgaaatattgttttaacaaattaaatgtgaaaaatgaaacacAGCATATTgtggaaaaagaaacggAGAAATCGGACGTATTGAATGAAATTACCGAAATTCCTACCAAAATTACACAAACTATTGATGTTACTGAAACAGTGACTTTATCTGATGATATGGTTGGTGGCAATTTACCAGAAACTAGTTCTCAACAACAAcgagaagaagaagaagaagaagaagctATCTCTGTTTTATCtttagaagaagaatataAGCTCTGGTTTGATGTGATTGATAATCAATTAACTAAAATGCAGGgaattttggaaaaaaaaattgaaaattttgagAATactcaaataaataatgtaAAAGACGATTTCACTAatgatttacaaaaattgaCGAATTTAAGTCTTACTCACACAATGCTAATTAAGAAAGCCATATTAGATATAGAGTGTAAACCGCTGGAATTAAATAGCACAAGTGGTGGTGAGCACggatattatttgtttttcaatgcTAGAGGTGACCAATGTGAGAAATACATTATTAGAGAATATGTTAGAACATTATTTTCTAACGCCAAAAAAGAATGCGAATATATGACTAACAATGTAATTCTAAGCAAAATTAATAGTTTCATTGAAAGCTTTAACGCTGGCCTTGAACTATTAAAGGAAAAtcaaattgaaatttttgaagAGTGGGCAGATTCATTAATGGgagaatggaaaaaaaggttgattttatccaatttaaataatgggGATCAAGATTTGAGTAATTGGGACAAATATCTTGaattaaagaataaaatattgaaaacaaGGGATGATTTGGTTAATTATGAAATGAATTTAGATgttattcaaaaatatgttaATGAATTGAAAAGACATTTAAAAGTTATAAGTACAGATGGCGGTGAAACCTTTTCGATATTAAGGGCAAAGGCTAATTTGAAATTCCAAGAAAGAGAGtcaaaggaaaaggaagataaaaacaaaaaaatgcaacaagaacaaaaagaagaacaaaaagaagaacaagaacaagaacaagaacaagaacaagaacaagaacaagaacaagaacaaaaataaaaataaaatttaggCAAATAAAGAGATAGTTTTGATATGTTTTATCCCCTATTCATCTTTCTAAAACCTAATAACTGACATTacttttccaaaaaaaaaattacatggttattcatttttttttgtatgtgTTTATTCGTACTTTTTAAATCCTAATATATAAACTTATTGGACACATAATAAACATAGTTTCTTTAATCaatagttatttttttttttaaatctcgAGCAAAATACTTTGCGTTTAATGAGAAATAcaattgtttatattaaattatcattttcataCATGTGAAATACACACGACAAaactagaaaaaaaagataaaaaaagaaacgttaAAATACATCGTGGCATTTCAATTAATATGGCCTAATCTCGTAAATTGTaaatcttgttttttttctttccttctACGATGTTTTCTATTTGTCATTtaatgtattatttttgttaccTTTTTTAAACGACTTTGTTAGTAGTAAATATCCAAAGaaaaggtttttttttttagtttcttttcaacaagccttttatttttatttttatttttatttttatttttatttttatttttttttttttttttttttcctttttttggctagtatataaatacaattAACTATCAATctctttttacttttttttttttttctcccttTTATGTCAGCTTATATTATCTCTTCTTCAGTTATCCCCATACTCAATATTCTGACAAAAGattgtttaatttaaacccatcaaacaaacaaataactAAAACATCAGATCCTATACACAAAATAATGTCTGCTCCAGCTCATAATTACAAAGTCGCTGATATCTCTTTAGCCGCTTTCGGTAGAAAAGAAATCGAATTAGCCGAACATGAAATGCCAGGTTTGATGGCCATTAGAAAGACTTATAGCAGAGTTCAACCATTGAAAGGTGCTAGAATTGCTGGTTGTTTACACATGACCATCCAAACTGCTGTTTTGATTGAAACTTTGGTTGCTTTGGGAGCTGAAGTTACTTGGTCTTCTTGTAACATTTATTCCACTCAAGACCATGCTGCTGCTGCCATTGCTGCTTCTGGTGTTCCAGTCTTTGCTTGGAAGGGTGAAACTGAAGAAGAATACAACTGGTGTTTAG is part of the Saccharomycodes ludwigii strain NBRC 1722 chromosome III, whole genome shotgun sequence genome and encodes:
- a CDS encoding uncharacterized protein (similar to Saccharomyces cerevisiae YGL228W | SHE10 | Sensitivity to High Expression (paralog of YFR039C | OSW7)) — translated: MGDTAKSVNIKVSPKSKCTKKRRGYPLIFSILFLFLFLLPQSFLYVANKECYNTTIVNADVSGHSWDLKQSLSDVYKQDLCQLYTTYIITPQEHKEGKDLNLLLINKKIYDTYVYPYVESSYLKFKIIYYKVLYYYKSNRGSVFSDDKNDFCTKLKKRVDQFKLCLVSNWYYIECKTKNLFDMSMKYCFNKLNVKNETQHIVEKETEKSDVLNEITEIPTKITQTIDVTETVTLSDDMVGGNLPETSSQQQREEEEEEEAISVLSLEEEYKLWFDVIDNQLTKMQGILEKKIENFENTQINNVKDDFTNDLQKLTNLSLTHTMLIKKAILDIECKPLELNSTSGGEHGYYLFFNARGDQCEKYIIREYVRTLFSNAKKECEYMTNNVILSKINSFIESFNAGLELLKENQIEIFEEWADSLMGEWKKRLILSNLNNGDQDLSNWDKYLELKNKILKTRDDLVNYEMNLDVIQKYVNELKRHLKVISTDGGETFSILRAKANLKFQERESKEKEDKNKKMQQEQKEEQKEEQEQEQEQEQEQEQEQEQK